From Sinorhizobium sp. B11:
GAATTTCTCCCGCTTTGCGAAGCCCTGTCGGTGAAGAACCGCAAGGAACGCGACGGCAAGTTGCTGCTGATCGCCGATATGACCGTCGGTTACAAGGCGATCCGCGAAACCTTTACCACGCAGGTGCTGCTGAACAGGGCCGAACGCATCATCGATGTCAAATATATCGACGGTCCGTTCCGCTACCTCGACAACCGCTGGCGGTTTGTCGAGGCGGAAGGCGGCGGCTGCACGGTCGATTTCTTCATCGATTATGAGTTCAAGAGCCGTATTCTTGGCGCGCTTATGGGCTCAATGTTCGACAGGGCTTTCCGCATGTTCACGGAAGCCTTCGAAAAGCGGGCAGCGACGATCTACAGCCGGTAGAACCTTGGTCAGCGATCGATGAAATGGTCGAAGATCTGTGTTGCCGGATAGGCAAAGGAACCGCGATCGGTGAAGCTGTAGCGATACAGGCAGCCTCTGAGCGCAGCGTTGTAGAGCAGGCTGGTAGTATCCGGCGATCCGCGATAGCCCAACGCTTCCGGCTGGCAGCGGCTGAGCGCATGGTCGTATTTGCGCAGCAGGACTGGATCGGAATCCACCCGCACACCGCCGTAAACCTGATAGTTGGATGGTGCTTCAGCCGCAGAAACGCAGGCGAGGCTCAAGACGACACCGATGCATGCGAAATATCTCATTTGACTGGTTCCTCAATACGGTTCTTGCCTGGACGCGGCAGAAACTCACGTTACTGCCTTTTGTTGCGTTACTCAAAATCACACAATCTCGATAAGCATTTGAAGTGCCGTGCGGATCGTCGCCAGCCGGACATCCGTGCGGCCGATGTCTCCGTACAGCATCTTACGATGGACAAGCTTACCTGAACGTGATTTCGCCGCAAGATGCACCAGCCCGACCGGCTTTTCCGGCGACCCGCCGCCAGGACCGGCAATACCCGTGACAGCGACCGCCAGGTGGGCGCGGGAGCGGAAGAGGGCGCCATGCACCATTTGCCGGGCCGTCTCCTCCGAAACCGCACCGAAACGGGCAAGCGTTTCCTCCTGTACGCCGAGCATCTGCATCTTGGCCACGTTCGTATAGGTCACGAAGCCACGGTCAACGACAGCGGACGATCCCGAAATTTCCGTGAGCGCGCCGGCAATCAGTCCGCCCGTGCACGATTCCGCTGTCGAGACCATGAGGCCTGCAGCCGTGAAGTCCCGGATGATGTCTTCCGCCATCGACGTGATGTCTGCGGGAAACAGGCTCATCGCTTCGTGCTTCCATAGACGACGGTTGCGGTTGCGATTGCCGCGATGCCTTCGCGGCGGCCGACGAAGCCGATCTTTTCGTTGGTGGTGGCTTTTACCGAGCAGCGCTCGATGTCTATGCCGAGAAATTCCGAGAGATTGGCGCGCATGGCCTCGCGATGTGGTCCGACCTTCGGCGCCTCCGCAATCAGCGAGACATCCGCATTGGTAATCGTGCCGCCGTGCGCGCGCACGATCTTTGCAGCATGCTCGATGAAGATACGGGATGCAGCACCCTTCCATTGCGGATCGGAGGGCGGGAAATGGTCTCCGATATCGCCGGCGCCACAGGTGGCAAGCAGCGCGTCCGTCAGCGCATGCAGCGCCACATCGGCATCCGAATGGCCCTTGAGCTTCTGGTCGTGCGGAATGAAGACGCCGCAGAGCGTCACGCCGTCGCCGGGCTCGAGCTGATGCACGTCATAGCCGTTGCCGGTCCGCACATCGGGAATACGGGCGCCCGAGAGCTTGTCGTCGGCCATGGTGATATCGCTCTTCACTGTCAGCTTCACGTTCGTTGCAGCGCTTTCGACGATGGTCACGGGAATGCCGAACCACTCGGCAATCGAGGCATCGTCGGTGAAATCCGTCTTGCCGCTTTCCGCTGCCTTTTCATGCGCTTCGAGGATCGTGGCAAAATCGAAGGATTGCGGCGTCTGGGCCGCATAGAGCTGATCGCGCGGGATGGTCTTGAGCACGGTTCCGTCGCTGCTGGCCTGCTTCAGCGTGTCGGCAACAGGCACGGCAGGCAGCACGGCTGGCGCGCCGGCCGAAAGCGTATCGGCGATCCGGTCGAGAAGCTGGTGGTCGAAGAAAGGACGCACTGCATCATGGATGAGCACATGGCTGATGCCCTTATCCCTAAGGTGCCGAAGACCTGCCAGCACCGACTGCTGTCGGGTCGCGCCACCGTGAACCGTCTCGATCGGCGTTGCCGAGATGATGTGCCGGGACGCTCTGGCAAAGAGTGCCTCGTCGTCGGGATGGATGACGACGACGATCTGCGTTGCCGGTTCCCATGTCATGAAATTTTCAAGCGTGTGGACGATAACCGGCTTGCCGCCGATCATCCGGTATTGTTTGGGGCCTTCCTCCGACGATCCGGCGCGTTCCCCACGGCCTGCCGCAACGACGACAATCCCAGCCGATATCGGTTGCTTAGTATGCATTTGCAGCATAAATCCCTGAAATATGCGGAATGGATGTCAGTTGCTCTATCGTCTTGCTTCGGCCTTTTCCAGCATTTGCCCAAAAAATATCAATTCGGGCTCGACCCTCTTGGCAAGCCGTAGATCTATGGCTAAAAATAATGCAGTTACATGGTGTGCCTGAAAGATAATCATTTGATTTCCAAGGACCTCGCAACGCCTTTTCGAATCGGACCGGTGTCCGTGCGGAACCGCGTTGTGCTTGCGCCGATGTCGGGTGTGACGGACATGCCGTTCCGAGAGCTCGCCTGGCGTTATGGCGCAGGCCTCGTCGTGACCGAAATGGTGGCGAGCCGGGAGCTGGTGAACGACACTGCCGAATCCTGGGCACGCCTTCGGGCCGCCGGTTTCCGTCCGCACATGGTGCAGCTCGCCGGTCGCGAGGCATACTGGATGGCCGAAGCCGCCAAGATCGCGGCCGATCATGGCGCCGACATCATCGACATCAATATGGGCTGCCCGGCCAAGAAGGTCATCGGCGGCTATTCCGGTTCGGCGCTGATGCGCGATCCGGATCATGCGCTTGAGCTTGTCGAGGCGACGGTCAGGGCTGTCGATATCCCGGTGACGCTGAAGATGCGTCTCGGCTGGGACGAGAATTCCATCAATGCGCCGCATATCGCGAAGCGCGCCGAAGAGGCGGGGGTGAAACTCATCACCATCCATGGCCGCACCCGCATGCAGTTTTACACGGGCAGGGCGGACTGGGATGCAATTCGCCCCGTACGCGATGTCATTTCCGTGCCCCTGATCGCTAATGGCGATGTCGAAACGGCTGAGGATGCGCAGGAGATCTTGCGTCGCTCGGGCGCCGATGCCGTGATGATCGGCCGCGGCAGCCAGGGCAGGCCGTGGCATGCCGGTGTCCTGGCAGGAGCCCGTGAACCCGAGCGCGAGGAGATTGCTGCAATTGCCATCGAGCACTATCGCATGATGCTGGAATTCTATGGCGAGGCAGTTGCCGTCAGGCACGCCCGCAAACATCTCGGCTGGTATCTGGAGCGCTTCGCGCCGGACCTTTCCGGCGAGGGAAAGGCTGCGATCATGACATCGCGCGATCCTGATGATGTGATCGCCCGTTTTGGCGATGCGATGGCGGCTGGTGCGGTAGAGCGGCGGGAGGCGGCATGAGCACGGACGGCACGACTTCCCCTGAAAATGCGGTCAACACCATGGCGATGGCAGTGCTGAACGCTATCCAGAACCCTGTCGTCATGGTCGATGAGGGCGGTTTCATCATCTTTGCCAACTGGGAGGCCGAAGCCTTCTTTGGTGCCAGTGCCGCGCATCTCTCCCGCTACCGCATTTCGACCTTCATTCCCTTCGGCAGCCCGCTCCTGGCCTTGATCGACCAGGTGCGCGAACGCAAGGCCCCGGTCAACGAGTACCGCGTGGATTTGAGCTCGCCGCGTCTCGGGCAGGACAAGCTTGTCGATCTCTACGTTGCGCCCGTCATTGCCGAGCCGGGCTCGGTCGTTGTCGTCTTCCAGGAGCGGTCGATGGCAGACAAGATCGATCGGCAGCTGACACATCGTGCGGCAGCCCGCTCGGTCACGGGTCTCGCCTCCATGCTTGCGCATGAGATCAAGAATCCGCTCTCCGGAATCCGCGGTGCTGCACAGCTTCTCGAACAGTCCGTGATCGACGACGACCGCGCGTTGACGCGGCTGATCTGCGACGAGACCGACCGCATCGTTTCGCTGGTCGATCGCATGGAAGTCTTTTCCGATGAGCGCCCGGTCGACCGCGTGCCGGTCAACATCCATTCCGTGCTTGATCACGTGAAGGCCGTTGCCAAGGCGGGCTTTGCCCGCAATATCCGCGTGACGGAGAATTACGACCCGTCGCTGCCGGCCGTCTACGCCAATCGCGATCAGCTGGTGCAGGTCTTCCTCAATCTGGTCAAGAACGCTGCCGAAGCCGTCGGCGATCGTCCGGATGGTGAAATCATCCTGACGACCGCCTATCGCCCGGGCATCCGCCTTTCGGTCGCCGGCACGCGCGAAAAAATCTCGCTGCCGCTGGAATTCTGCGTCATCGACAATGGTCCTGGCGTGCCGACGGACCTGCTGCCGCATCTTTTCGACCCCTTCATCACCACCAAGACGAATGGCAGCGGCCTGGGTCTCGCCCTCGTTGCCAAGATCATCGGCGATCATGGCGGCATCATCGAATGCGACAGCCAGAACAACCGCACGATTTTCCGCGTCCTCATGCCGGCCTCCAAGGATGCCTCGCTTGATGACGCCGCTATTGCAAGCTCGACAGGACCCAATAGATGACAGCCACGATCCTCGTTGCAGATGACGATGCGGCCATCCGCACGGTGCTCAATCAGGCCTTGAGCCGCGCCGGTTACGATGTGCGCATTACTTCCAATGCCGCGACGCTGTGGCGCTGGGTTTCAGCCGGCGAGGGCGATCTCGTCGTCACCGATGTCGTCATGCCCGATGAGAATGCCTTCGACCTTCTGCCCCGCATCAAGAAGGCGCGACCGGAGCTGCCCGTTCTCGTCATGAGCGCGCAAAATACGTTCATGACGGCGATCAAGGCATCGGAAAAAGGCGCCTATGACTACCTGCCGAAGCCGTTCGACCTGACGGAGCTGATCGGCATCATCGGCCGGGCGCTCGCCGAGCCGAAGAAGAAGCCGGCCAAGCTCGACGAAGACATGCAGGACGGCATGCCGCTCGTCGGTCGTTCCGCGGCCATGCAGGAAATCTACCGTGTTCTCGCCCGCCTGATGCAGACGGATCTGACGCTGATGATCACCGGCGAGTCCGGTACCGGCAAGGAGCTCGTGGCGCGCGCGCTGCACGATTACGGCAAGCGTCGCAACGGCCCCTTCGTCGCCATCAACATGGCCGCCATCCCGCGCGATCTCATCGAATCCGAGCTCTTCGGCCATGAGAAAGGTGCCTTCACCGGTGCGCAGACCCGCTCCACCGGTCGTTTCGAACAGGCCGAAGGTGGCACGCTGTTCCTCGATGAAATCGGCGACATGCCGATGGATGCCCAGACGCGTCTTCTGCGCGTGCTGCAGCAGGGCGAATATACGACCGTCGGCGGCCGCACGCCGATCCGCACCGATGTGCGCATTGTGGCTGCCACCAACAAGGATCTGAAGCAGGCGATCAATCAGGGTCTGTTCCGCGAAGACCTCTATTATCGCCTCAATGTCGTGCCGCTGCGCCTGCCGCCGCTGCGCGATCGTGCCGAAGATATCCCGGATCTCGTCCGTCATTTCGTCCAGCAGGCCGAAAAGGAAGGTCTCGGCTCCAAGCGCTTCGATCAGGAGGCGCTGGAGCTGATGAAGGCCTATGCCTGGCCCGGCAACGTGCGCGAACTGGAAAACCTGATCCGCCGCCTGATGGCGCTTTATCCACAGGATGTCATCACCCGCGAAATCATCGACGCCGAGCTTCGCTCCGATGTCCCCGATAGCCCGATCGACAAGGGCCCGATCCGCAGCGGCACGATGACGATTGCTCAGGCCGTCGAAGAGAATATGCGCA
This genomic window contains:
- a CDS encoding CinA family protein, coding for MSLFPADITSMAEDIIRDFTAAGLMVSTAESCTGGLIAGALTEISGSSAVVDRGFVTYTNVAKMQMLGVQEETLARFGAVSEETARQMVHGALFRSRAHLAVAVTGIAGPGGGSPEKPVGLVHLAAKSRSGKLVHRKMLYGDIGRTDVRLATIRTALQMLIEIV
- a CDS encoding bifunctional 2-C-methyl-D-erythritol 4-phosphate cytidylyltransferase/2-C-methyl-D-erythritol 2,4-cyclodiphosphate synthase, which encodes MLQMHTKQPISAGIVVVAAGRGERAGSSEEGPKQYRMIGGKPVIVHTLENFMTWEPATQIVVVIHPDDEALFARASRHIISATPIETVHGGATRQQSVLAGLRHLRDKGISHVLIHDAVRPFFDHQLLDRIADTLSAGAPAVLPAVPVADTLKQASSDGTVLKTIPRDQLYAAQTPQSFDFATILEAHEKAAESGKTDFTDDASIAEWFGIPVTIVESAATNVKLTVKSDITMADDKLSGARIPDVRTGNGYDVHQLEPGDGVTLCGVFIPHDQKLKGHSDADVALHALTDALLATCGAGDIGDHFPPSDPQWKGAASRIFIEHAAKIVRAHGGTITNADVSLIAEAPKVGPHREAMRANLSEFLGIDIERCSVKATTNEKIGFVGRREGIAAIATATVVYGSTKR
- a CDS encoding nitrogen regulation protein NR(II), translating into MSTDGTTSPENAVNTMAMAVLNAIQNPVVMVDEGGFIIFANWEAEAFFGASAAHLSRYRISTFIPFGSPLLALIDQVRERKAPVNEYRVDLSSPRLGQDKLVDLYVAPVIAEPGSVVVVFQERSMADKIDRQLTHRAAARSVTGLASMLAHEIKNPLSGIRGAAQLLEQSVIDDDRALTRLICDETDRIVSLVDRMEVFSDERPVDRVPVNIHSVLDHVKAVAKAGFARNIRVTENYDPSLPAVYANRDQLVQVFLNLVKNAAEAVGDRPDGEIILTTAYRPGIRLSVAGTREKISLPLEFCVIDNGPGVPTDLLPHLFDPFITTKTNGSGLGLALVAKIIGDHGGIIECDSQNNRTIFRVLMPASKDASLDDAAIASSTGPNR
- the dusB gene encoding tRNA dihydrouridine synthase DusB, coding for MVCLKDNHLISKDLATPFRIGPVSVRNRVVLAPMSGVTDMPFRELAWRYGAGLVVTEMVASRELVNDTAESWARLRAAGFRPHMVQLAGREAYWMAEAAKIAADHGADIIDINMGCPAKKVIGGYSGSALMRDPDHALELVEATVRAVDIPVTLKMRLGWDENSINAPHIAKRAEEAGVKLITIHGRTRMQFYTGRADWDAIRPVRDVISVPLIANGDVETAEDAQEILRRSGADAVMIGRGSQGRPWHAGVLAGAREPEREEIAAIAIEHYRMMLEFYGEAVAVRHARKHLGWYLERFAPDLSGEGKAAIMTSRDPDDVIARFGDAMAAGAVERREAA
- the ntrC gene encoding nitrogen regulation protein NR(I); its protein translation is MTATILVADDDAAIRTVLNQALSRAGYDVRITSNAATLWRWVSAGEGDLVVTDVVMPDENAFDLLPRIKKARPELPVLVMSAQNTFMTAIKASEKGAYDYLPKPFDLTELIGIIGRALAEPKKKPAKLDEDMQDGMPLVGRSAAMQEIYRVLARLMQTDLTLMITGESGTGKELVARALHDYGKRRNGPFVAINMAAIPRDLIESELFGHEKGAFTGAQTRSTGRFEQAEGGTLFLDEIGDMPMDAQTRLLRVLQQGEYTTVGGRTPIRTDVRIVAATNKDLKQAINQGLFREDLYYRLNVVPLRLPPLRDRAEDIPDLVRHFVQQAEKEGLGSKRFDQEALELMKAYAWPGNVRELENLIRRLMALYPQDVITREIIDAELRSDVPDSPIDKGPIRSGTMTIAQAVEENMRTYFASFGENLPPPGLYDRILTEMEYPLILAALTATRGNQIKAADLLGLNRNTLRKKIRELGVSVYRSSRTA
- a CDS encoding type II toxin-antitoxin system RatA family toxin codes for the protein MPQFETHRPVPHTPDQMFDLVSDVERYPEFLPLCEALSVKNRKERDGKLLLIADMTVGYKAIRETFTTQVLLNRAERIIDVKYIDGPFRYLDNRWRFVEAEGGGCTVDFFIDYEFKSRILGALMGSMFDRAFRMFTEAFEKRAATIYSR